In Sulfitobacter sp. W027, a single window of DNA contains:
- a CDS encoding DUF192 domain-containing protein, giving the protein MGRSDRRLGGLKHLAAAALATLLLAGTAAAEVCRADAVTLRGDWGKARFSVEVADDTAERAQGLMHRRSLPLSAGMLFIYDTPQPLTFWMRNTLIPLDLLFIDAQGVVQKIHHAAKPLDETPIPGGDDLLSVLEINGGLSKRLGIIEGSEIRHPAFAKNDPAWPC; this is encoded by the coding sequence ATGGGACGCAGTGATAGACGGCTAGGGGGGCTGAAGCATCTGGCAGCGGCGGCGCTCGCCACCCTGTTGCTTGCTGGAACGGCGGCGGCAGAGGTTTGCCGCGCAGATGCCGTGACCCTGCGGGGCGACTGGGGCAAGGCGCGTTTCTCCGTTGAGGTGGCGGATGACACGGCTGAGCGCGCGCAGGGGCTGATGCACCGGCGCTCTCTGCCGCTGAGCGCGGGGATGCTTTTTATCTATGACACGCCCCAGCCGCTTACCTTTTGGATGCGCAATACGCTGATCCCGCTCGATCTGCTTTTCATCGACGCGCAGGGCGTTGTGCAAAAAATTCACCACGCCGCCAAACCGCTGGATGAGACACCGATTCCGGGCGGGGATGATCTGCTCTCGGTCTTGGAGATCAACGGCGGTCTGTCCAAACGTCTGGGCATCATTGAGGGCAGCGAAATCCGCCATCCGGCCTTTGCAAAGAACGATCCAGCCTGGCCTTGCTAA
- a CDS encoding cold shock domain-containing protein: MKDVSENEAEPAGIKDPLDGVVKWFDPLKGFGFVVAETGGADILLHVNVLRSFGQSSVADGARVKVRVQQTERGAQAVEVLAIEPPSELPAAVVDFAGFDPDQLAAAKFEPARVKWFDKAKGFGFANVFGSAEDVFLHIDVLRQSGLCDLQTGEALAMRVIVGDRGHLAAEVSSWDAVIDG; encoded by the coding sequence ATGAAAGATGTATCTGAGAACGAAGCGGAACCGGCGGGGATCAAAGATCCCCTTGATGGGGTGGTGAAGTGGTTTGATCCACTTAAAGGTTTCGGATTCGTCGTGGCTGAAACGGGCGGGGCTGACATATTGCTCCACGTCAATGTGCTGCGCAGCTTCGGCCAAAGTTCTGTCGCCGACGGGGCGCGGGTCAAGGTCCGCGTGCAGCAGACCGAGCGCGGCGCGCAGGCGGTTGAAGTCCTGGCCATCGAGCCCCCCAGCGAACTGCCTGCCGCTGTGGTCGATTTCGCGGGGTTTGACCCAGACCAACTTGCCGCCGCCAAGTTTGAGCCTGCCCGCGTGAAATGGTTCGACAAGGCCAAAGGATTCGGATTTGCAAATGTATTCGGCTCCGCGGAAGATGTGTTTCTGCATATCGACGTGCTGCGCCAATCCGGACTTTGTGATTTGCAAACTGGCGAAGCGCTTGCCATGCGGGTGATTGTTGGCGATCGGGGCCATCTGGCTGCAGAGGTAAGCTCATGGGACGCAGTGATAGACGGCTAG
- the pdxH gene encoding pyridoxamine 5'-phosphate oxidase, giving the protein METRTGIFAGDDPFAIAQRWLTEAEAREPNDPNAIALSTVDSQGLPNARMVLLKEIEPDAFVFYTNYESQKAEELDGTGKAAFVMHWKSLRRQVRVRGLISREDGPKADAYYASRSLKSRLGAWASRQSQPLSGRGALMAEVAKVTAQQGVNPKRPPFWGGYRITPLEIEFWADGEFRLHDRFQWRRADAAAPWTVTRLNP; this is encoded by the coding sequence ATGGAGACGCGGACAGGTATCTTTGCAGGGGATGACCCCTTTGCAATCGCGCAACGTTGGCTAACCGAAGCAGAAGCGCGTGAGCCGAATGATCCTAATGCCATCGCGCTGAGCACGGTAGATTCGCAAGGGCTGCCAAACGCACGGATGGTGTTGTTGAAAGAGATCGAGCCGGACGCCTTTGTCTTTTACACCAATTACGAAAGCCAAAAAGCCGAAGAACTGGATGGCACGGGCAAGGCGGCGTTTGTCATGCATTGGAAATCCCTGCGCCGTCAGGTCCGGGTGCGGGGGCTGATCTCACGTGAAGACGGGCCAAAGGCCGATGCCTATTACGCGTCGCGCTCGCTTAAAAGCCGTTTGGGGGCGTGGGCCTCGCGCCAGTCGCAGCCCCTGTCGGGCCGCGGTGCGCTGATGGCTGAAGTGGCCAAGGTGACGGCGCAGCAGGGGGTGAACCCCAAACGCCCGCCGTTCTGGGGCGGCTACCGTATCACACCGCTGGAAATCGAATTCTGGGCGGACGGAGAGTTCCGTCTGCATGACCGCTTCCAATGGCGCCGCGCGGATGCCGCAGCGCCTTGGACCGTCACTCGGCTTAATCCTTGA
- the fabI gene encoding enoyl-ACP reductase FabI: MGNELMRGKRGLIMGLANDKSIAWGVAKALADAGAELAFSYQGDALKKRVGPLAEQLGSDIVLPCDVGDEASIDALFDGLKERWDGLDFIVHAIGFSDKGELRGRYVDTSRGNFAMSMDISVYSFTAVMQRAEKMMSPGASALTLTYYGAEKVMPHYNVMGVAKAALEASVKYLAEDLGKDGIRVNAISAGPIKTLAASGIGDFRYIMKWNEYNSPLRRNVTTEDVGKAALFLLSDLGSGTTGENLHVDAGYHVVGMKAVDAPDMSKE; encoded by the coding sequence ATGGGAAACGAATTGATGCGGGGCAAGCGTGGGCTCATCATGGGTCTTGCGAATGACAAATCCATCGCATGGGGCGTGGCCAAAGCGCTGGCAGATGCGGGGGCGGAACTTGCTTTCTCTTACCAAGGCGATGCGCTTAAGAAACGCGTCGGCCCTTTGGCCGAGCAGCTTGGTAGCGACATCGTTCTGCCCTGCGACGTGGGCGACGAAGCCTCGATCGATGCGCTGTTTGACGGGCTGAAAGAACGCTGGGACGGGCTTGATTTCATCGTTCACGCCATCGGCTTTTCCGACAAGGGTGAACTGCGGGGCCGCTACGTCGACACCAGCCGCGGCAACTTCGCCATGTCGATGGATATTTCGGTCTATTCCTTCACTGCGGTGATGCAGCGCGCGGAAAAGATGATGTCGCCCGGTGCCAGCGCCCTGACGCTGACCTACTACGGTGCCGAGAAGGTCATGCCGCATTATAATGTGATGGGTGTGGCCAAGGCAGCACTTGAAGCGTCGGTCAAATACTTGGCCGAAGACCTTGGTAAGGACGGCATCCGCGTCAACGCGATCTCTGCCGGACCGATCAAAACGCTAGCCGCCTCCGGCATCGGCGATTTCCGCTACATCATGAAGTGGAACGAGTACAACTCGCCCCTGCGCCGCAATGTCACCACCGAAGACGTGGGCAAGGCCGCCCTCTTCTTGCTGTCGGATCTGGGCAGTGGCACTACGGGTGAAAACCTGCATGTCGACGCGGGCTATCACGTTGTCGGCATGAAGGCGGTTGACGCGCCGGACATGTCCAAGGAATAA
- the gpt gene encoding xanthine phosphoribosyltransferase — MSTQKDASRLPHEKGFHISWDQIHRDSRALAWRLDGLGPDNGAWRAVVAITRGGMAPAMIVARELDIRTVDTISVMSYHSGGGAADQRREAKVLKSPDAEMMDDGTGILIVDDLVDSGKTIELVRELYPNAHFATVYAKPEGEPQVDTFITGVSQDTWIFFPWDMALQYVEPYRGKD, encoded by the coding sequence ATGAGCACCCAAAAGGACGCCTCGCGCCTGCCCCACGAAAAGGGCTTTCACATTTCTTGGGATCAAATCCACCGCGACAGCCGTGCACTGGCATGGCGTCTGGATGGGCTTGGCCCCGACAATGGCGCGTGGCGTGCCGTGGTGGCGATTACGCGCGGTGGCATGGCCCCGGCGATGATCGTCGCGCGTGAGTTGGATATCCGCACGGTCGATACGATCTCGGTCATGTCCTATCATTCGGGCGGCGGAGCCGCTGACCAGCGGCGTGAGGCGAAGGTGCTGAAATCCCCTGATGCAGAGATGATGGATGACGGCACCGGCATCCTGATCGTTGATGATTTGGTCGACAGCGGCAAGACCATCGAACTGGTGCGCGAACTTTACCCTAACGCCCATTTCGCCACCGTCTATGCCAAGCCCGAGGGCGAGCCGCAGGTTGATACTTTCATCACCGGTGTTAGCCAAGACACATGGATTTTCTTCCCGTGGGACATGGCCCTGCAATACGTCGAACCCTACCGCGGCAAGGACTAA
- a CDS encoding aminotransferase: protein MPLSRTATTFFPPVMEARRWLDGVTFTNDRPLINVSQAAPVDPPPEGLRRAMADVTLNNDEAHLYGPVLGLPELRAELARQTAEKYAGVVTDEQVCITSGCNQAFAAAIATLCGEGDEVIIPTPWYFNHKMWLDMSGVTAVPLPVEADMLPDPARAEASITPRTRAIALVTPNNPGGVEYPAALVQDFFDLARRHGIALILDETYRDFHSRPGPPHALFSDPDWHDTLIHLYSFSKAYRLTGHRVGALIASKARLAEVEKFLDTVAICPAQIGQHGALWGMQNLSAWLAGEREEILARRAAISALMPKIEPLGWELLGLGGYFAYLRHPFPISSADLAPQLVRDAGVLCLPGTMFQPEGDARGESQLRIAFANLDAAGLEVLFDRLAALPRNA, encoded by the coding sequence ATGCCGCTTTCGCGCACCGCCACCACATTCTTCCCTCCGGTGATGGAGGCGCGGCGCTGGCTGGATGGCGTGACATTCACCAACGACCGACCGCTTATCAACGTGAGCCAAGCCGCCCCCGTCGATCCGCCCCCCGAAGGGCTGCGCCGGGCGATGGCCGACGTCACGCTGAACAATGATGAGGCGCATCTTTATGGCCCCGTGTTGGGCCTGCCGGAACTGCGTGCGGAATTGGCACGGCAAACGGCTGAGAAATACGCAGGCGTGGTGACCGACGAACAGGTCTGCATCACCTCGGGCTGCAACCAAGCCTTCGCCGCCGCGATCGCTACGCTTTGCGGTGAGGGGGATGAGGTGATTATCCCGACGCCTTGGTACTTTAACCACAAGATGTGGCTCGACATGAGCGGCGTGACCGCCGTTCCCCTGCCCGTCGAAGCGGACATGCTGCCAGACCCGGCCCGCGCCGAGGCCTCCATCACACCCCGCACCCGCGCCATTGCCCTTGTCACGCCGAACAACCCTGGCGGCGTTGAGTATCCAGCCGCCCTTGTGCAGGACTTCTTTGATCTGGCTCGCCGCCATGGCATCGCGCTGATCCTCGACGAGACCTACCGCGACTTTCACAGCCGCCCCGGCCCGCCCCACGCGCTGTTCAGCGACCCCGATTGGCACGACACGCTGATACACCTCTATTCCTTTTCCAAGGCCTACCGCCTCACCGGTCACCGCGTCGGCGCGCTGATCGCCAGCAAGGCGCGGCTGGCGGAGGTGGAAAAGTTCCTCGACACTGTGGCGATCTGCCCCGCGCAGATCGGTCAGCACGGCGCGCTCTGGGGGATGCAGAACCTGAGCGCGTGGCTCGCGGGCGAACGCGAAGAAATCCTGGCCCGCCGGGCGGCCATCTCGGCACTGATGCCAAAGATCGAACCGCTGGGTTGGGAGCTTTTGGGGCTGGGTGGCTATTTTGCCTACTTGCGCCATCCATTCCCCATCTCCTCTGCTGATCTGGCGCCGCAGCTGGTGCGCGATGCGGGTGTGCTCTGCCTGCCCGGCACGATGTTCCAGCCCGAGGGCGACGCGCGCGGCGAAAGCCAGTTGCGCATCGCCTTTGCCAACCTCGACGCCGCCGGTCTTGAGGTGCTTTTCGACAGGCTTGCAGCCCTGCCACGCAACGCATAG
- a CDS encoding peptidyl-prolyl cis-trans isomerase, whose product MAKKGFSLSKTAVWVLMGLLILGLGGFGAINLSGNLRSIGSVGDKSISVDQYARQLQQEIRAIEAQTGESLPFARAQEMGLDRAVLQRIVRNRALDHEAAEMGISIGDATLRDEIVAISAFQGIDGNFDREGYRFALQQSGMSEAAFETSIREEAARGLLQRAILGGVSMPNTYARTLVDYVAEERSFTWARLSADDLDTPVAEPTEEELQAYYDANTDDFMLPASKSITYAWLRPEDLLDEVEVPEEELRAEYDARSDEYDQPERRLVERLVFANEEAATQAAAALEVDGTTFEALVEERGLALADVDMGDVAKSDLDAAGDAVFTAESGEIVGPLPSSLGPALFRVNGILPAQNVPFEEAREVLEETLAISRATRAVEARAQEIDDRLAGGATLEDLAKETKMNLGAIDWTQESSEGIAAYGAFREAAAGLSADAFPQIDQLEDGGIFAMRLDETKPERPEPFEQARDAVQTAWRNAQIVEALTAKAESLTTELAKEGGFEAAGLEPKLGEGMTRSSYVDGTPDNFMDQVFDLDEGGVAVLPAGDHVVVLRLDAVTPAGENDETQALMDRLSQQLDQALAQGLFDIYSNAVMRDADPQIDQRAVSAVHVNFP is encoded by the coding sequence ATGGCCAAAAAAGGCTTCAGCTTATCGAAAACCGCCGTTTGGGTCTTGATGGGCCTGCTTATCTTGGGTCTGGGCGGCTTTGGCGCGATCAATCTCAGTGGCAATCTGCGCAGCATTGGCAGCGTGGGTGACAAGTCCATTTCAGTCGATCAATACGCCCGCCAGTTGCAGCAGGAAATCCGTGCTATTGAGGCCCAGACAGGGGAGAGCCTGCCCTTTGCCCGCGCCCAAGAGATGGGCCTCGACCGCGCGGTGCTGCAACGCATCGTGCGCAACCGCGCGCTGGATCACGAAGCCGCCGAGATGGGCATCTCCATCGGCGATGCCACCCTGCGCGATGAGATCGTCGCGATCTCGGCTTTTCAGGGCATCGACGGCAATTTTGACCGCGAGGGCTATCGTTTCGCCCTCCAGCAGAGCGGTATGAGCGAAGCAGCCTTTGAAACCTCCATCCGCGAAGAGGCCGCGCGCGGCCTGCTGCAACGTGCGATCTTGGGCGGCGTCTCAATGCCTAACACCTACGCCCGCACGCTGGTCGACTACGTTGCCGAAGAGCGTAGCTTCACTTGGGCCCGGCTGAGCGCGGATGACCTCGACACGCCCGTCGCTGAACCGACAGAAGAAGAGCTTCAGGCCTATTACGACGCCAACACCGATGACTTCATGCTGCCCGCCAGCAAAAGCATCACCTACGCATGGCTCCGCCCCGAAGACCTGCTGGACGAAGTTGAAGTGCCCGAAGAAGAGTTGCGCGCCGAATATGATGCCCGCAGCGATGAATACGACCAGCCCGAGCGTCGCTTGGTTGAACGTTTGGTCTTTGCCAACGAAGAGGCCGCCACGCAGGCCGCAGCAGCGCTCGAAGTTGACGGCACCACCTTTGAAGCGCTGGTCGAAGAGCGCGGGCTGGCGCTGGCGGATGTGGATATGGGCGATGTCGCTAAATCCGATCTCGACGCGGCTGGTGATGCCGTCTTTACCGCCGAGAGCGGCGAGATTGTTGGCCCCCTGCCCAGCTCGCTCGGGCCTGCACTTTTCCGCGTGAACGGCATCTTGCCCGCACAGAACGTGCCTTTCGAAGAGGCGCGTGAGGTGCTTGAAGAAACCCTCGCCATTTCCCGTGCGACCCGCGCCGTGGAAGCCCGCGCGCAAGAGATTGACGACCGTCTCGCAGGGGGTGCCACGCTCGAAGACCTGGCCAAGGAAACCAAGATGAACCTCGGCGCCATCGACTGGACCCAAGAAAGCAGTGAAGGCATCGCCGCCTACGGCGCGTTCCGCGAGGCTGCGGCTGGCTTGAGTGCCGATGCCTTCCCCCAGATCGACCAGTTGGAAGACGGCGGCATCTTTGCCATGCGCCTGGATGAGACCAAACCCGAGCGTCCCGAACCATTCGAACAGGCCCGCGACGCGGTTCAGACCGCATGGCGCAACGCGCAGATCGTAGAGGCCCTGACCGCCAAGGCCGAAAGCCTGACCACTGAACTGGCCAAAGAAGGTGGCTTTGAAGCCGCTGGTCTTGAGCCCAAGCTGGGTGAGGGCATGACCCGCAGCTCCTATGTGGACGGCACGCCGGACAACTTCATGGATCAAGTTTTTGACCTCGACGAAGGCGGCGTGGCCGTGTTGCCCGCGGGCGACCATGTGGTGGTGTTGCGTCTTGATGCCGTGACCCCGGCGGGTGAGAACGATGAAACCCAAGCGCTGATGGACCGTCTGTCGCAGCAGTTGGATCAGGCGCTGGCCCAAGGTCTTTTCGATATCTACAGCAATGCAGTGATGCGCGATGCCGATCCTCAGATCGACCAGCGCGCGGTCAGTGCCGTGCATGTGAACTTTCCCTGA
- the trpE gene encoding anthranilate synthase component I: protein MALTPDFDTFARAYEAGENQIVYTRLAADLDTPVSLMLKLTGAAENAFVLESVTGGDVRGRYSIIGMKPDLIWRCRGETAALNRAARYDADAFEDMPGDPLDRLRDVIAESRITLPDDLPQAAAGLFGYLGYDMIRLVEHLPHVNPDPLGLPDAVMMRPSVVAVLDGVKGEVTIVSPAWVSEGQTARAAYAQAAERVMDAVRDLERAMPQTSRDLGEPEDAPEPVSNFTRDGYKDAVEKARDYIKAGDIFQVVPSQRWAQGFTQPPFALYRSLRRTNPSPFMFYFNFGGFHVVGASPEILVRVFGNEVTIRPIAGTRKRGATPEEDRALEADLLSDPKELAEHLMLLDLGRNDVGRVAKIGTVRPTEEFIVERYSHVMHIVSNVVGELKEGKDALDAFFAGMPAGTVSGAPKVRAMEIIDELEPEKRGVYGGGVGYFSAGGDMDMCIALRTAVVKDETLYIQAGGGVVYDSDPEAEFMETVHKSGAIRRAAADAARFGGKGNS from the coding sequence ATGGCCCTGACCCCGGATTTCGACACTTTCGCCCGCGCCTATGAAGCGGGCGAAAACCAGATCGTCTACACCCGCCTTGCCGCCGATCTCGACACGCCTGTGTCCTTGATGCTGAAACTCACCGGCGCGGCAGAGAATGCCTTTGTGCTGGAATCCGTCACCGGCGGTGACGTGCGCGGGCGCTATTCGATCATCGGCATGAAGCCCGACCTGATCTGGCGTTGCCGGGGGGAGACCGCCGCCCTCAATCGCGCCGCTCGCTACGATGCGGACGCCTTTGAGGACATGCCCGGCGATCCGCTGGACCGTCTGCGCGATGTCATAGCGGAATCCCGGATCACCCTGCCCGATGATCTGCCCCAAGCCGCAGCCGGTCTCTTTGGCTATCTTGGCTATGACATGATCCGCCTGGTCGAGCATCTGCCCCATGTGAACCCCGACCCTCTCGGCCTGCCTGACGCGGTAATGATGCGCCCCTCGGTCGTGGCCGTGTTGGATGGGGTGAAGGGCGAAGTCACCATCGTCTCCCCCGCGTGGGTGTCCGAGGGTCAGACGGCCCGTGCCGCCTATGCCCAAGCCGCCGAGCGGGTGATGGATGCCGTGCGCGATCTGGAACGGGCCATGCCGCAGACCTCCCGCGATTTAGGAGAGCCTGAAGACGCGCCGGAGCCGGTCAGCAACTTCACCCGCGACGGATACAAGGACGCAGTGGAAAAGGCGCGCGATTATATCAAGGCGGGCGATATCTTTCAGGTGGTGCCAAGCCAGCGTTGGGCCCAAGGGTTCACGCAACCGCCCTTCGCGCTCTACCGCAGCCTGCGGCGCACCAATCCGTCGCCTTTCATGTTCTACTTCAACTTCGGCGGCTTCCATGTGGTCGGCGCAAGCCCCGAAATCCTCGTGCGGGTCTTTGGCAACGAAGTCACCATTCGCCCCATCGCAGGCACCCGCAAGCGCGGTGCCACGCCGGAGGAGGACCGCGCGCTGGAGGCCGACCTGCTGAGCGATCCGAAAGAACTGGCCGAGCACCTCATGCTGCTCGATCTGGGCCGCAACGATGTGGGCCGGGTCGCCAAGATCGGCACCGTGCGCCCCACCGAAGAGTTCATTGTTGAGCGCTACAGCCACGTCATGCACATCGTCTCCAACGTGGTCGGAGAGTTGAAGGAGGGCAAAGATGCGCTCGACGCATTCTTTGCCGGAATGCCCGCAGGCACCGTCTCGGGCGCGCCCAAGGTCCGCGCGATGGAGATTATCGACGAGTTGGAACCCGAAAAGCGCGGCGTCTACGGCGGCGGCGTGGGGTATTTCAGCGCGGGCGGCGACATGGACATGTGCATCGCCCTGCGCACCGCGGTGGTGAAGGACGAAACGCTCTACATCCAAGCCGGGGGCGGTGTCGTTTACGACAGCGATCCAGAGGCCGAGTTCATGGAAACCGTCCATAAATCCGGCGCGATCCGCCGGGCTGCAGCCGATGCCGCGCGCTTTGGCGGTAAAGGGAACAGCTGA
- a CDS encoding succinylglutamate desuccinylase/aspartoacylase family protein produces the protein MPNRAPFQIAGHSVAPGSSLAVDLPVSILPDHTPVHLSLEIYHGKRPGPTMFVSAAVHGDEVIGVEITRRLLRAPQLSALRGTLIVVPVVNSFGFLNRSRYLPDRRDLNRCFPGSPSGSLGARLAHIFLQEVVLRCDFGVDLHSAAIHRTNLPQVRVSPADKVTQKMAMDFGAPVVLTSPLRDGSLRAVAAKQGTPILLYEAGEGLRFDEMAVRAGLAGILRVMRGQDMLPAKGIARARSAPYICTASHWLRAPAGGLLRTFRAEGETVAEGELLAIVSDPFGKEEAELLADAPGILIGRAILPIVNEGDAVFHLAKLSPRAAEATVDDLASQLEEDPLFDEDEII, from the coding sequence ATGCCGAACCGTGCCCCCTTTCAGATTGCGGGGCATTCCGTTGCCCCCGGCAGCAGCCTTGCGGTCGACCTGCCCGTCTCGATTCTGCCGGATCACACGCCGGTGCATCTGTCGCTTGAGATCTACCACGGAAAACGCCCGGGGCCGACGATGTTCGTCTCTGCCGCCGTGCATGGGGATGAGGTCATCGGCGTTGAGATCACCCGTCGCTTGCTGCGCGCGCCGCAACTCTCTGCCCTGCGTGGCACGCTGATCGTGGTGCCGGTGGTGAACTCTTTCGGTTTTCTCAACCGCTCACGCTACCTGCCCGACCGCCGCGACCTGAACCGCTGCTTCCCCGGCTCGCCTTCTGGCAGTCTTGGCGCGCGGCTGGCGCATATTTTCCTGCAAGAGGTGGTGCTGCGCTGCGACTTTGGTGTGGATCTACATTCGGCGGCGATCCACCGCACGAACCTGCCGCAGGTGCGCGTCTCGCCCGCCGACAAGGTGACCCAAAAGATGGCGATGGATTTCGGCGCGCCGGTGGTGCTGACCTCACCCCTGCGGGACGGTTCTTTGCGCGCGGTCGCGGCAAAACAAGGCACGCCAATCCTGCTTTATGAGGCGGGCGAAGGGCTGCGTTTTGACGAAATGGCCGTGCGTGCGGGGCTCGCGGGGATCCTGCGGGTCATGCGCGGCCAAGACATGCTGCCCGCAAAGGGCATCGCCCGGGCCCGCAGCGCGCCCTATATCTGCACCGCATCCCATTGGCTCCGCGCCCCTGCGGGGGGGCTGCTGCGCACCTTCCGCGCCGAAGGTGAGACGGTGGCCGAAGGCGAACTGCTCGCCATCGTGTCAGACCCGTTTGGCAAAGAAGAAGCCGAGCTTCTGGCCGATGCGCCGGGGATCCTCATCGGGCGGGCGATCTTGCCCATCGTCAACGAAGGCGACGCGGTCTTTCACCTTGCCAAGCTTAGCCCCCGCGCGGCGGAGGCAACGGTCGATGATTTGGCCAGCCAGTTGGAAGAAGATCCGCTCTTCGACGAAGACGAGATCATCTAA
- a CDS encoding divergent polysaccharide deacteylase family protein, whose amino-acid sequence MARGILSGLIWGGVASIGVAGAVSLMMPLPLPPQVGDAPGSGLAPARVNVTDAGDQGRSRDSAPVLNAPAPRADVPQQDSLAALDPDTQTSASLPETGDAEGLSTPAAPEGQTPRSPGAEEPVLPNPQAMAPGVPQPVDELSISTEPAQPPAPDVADIEGAFDAPQGMEAPEVEEADPITLPAEEVSVEEDAVEPAPQTDVVETAPTADAEADTPEPMADTETAAADTPVPEDLEAVEVDPEPADPEGDSRPAIGSPAATLTDRNTGVVINRPGATAVAEPGEPDEISVEDPRPVVVNSFAGELPEGKPLMSVVLIDDGTSVTAGSAGLAALRSFPYPLSFAVDSTLPNAAERVKIYREAGFEVLAMVDLPEGAQPSDAETTFAATLDRIGPVVGVLEGTESGFQGSRALTDQVTDILAQSGHGLVTQDKGLNTMPKLARKAGVPADPVFRDFDSKDQTARVIRRFLDQAAFRAGQEGAVIMLGRLRPDTVSALLLWGLQDRASDVTLVPVSAVLLREE is encoded by the coding sequence ATGGCACGCGGAATTCTAAGCGGGCTGATTTGGGGCGGTGTGGCCAGCATCGGCGTCGCCGGTGCGGTGTCGCTCATGATGCCCTTGCCGCTGCCGCCGCAGGTGGGCGATGCGCCGGGCTCCGGTCTCGCGCCGGCGCGGGTGAATGTGACCGATGCAGGCGACCAGGGGCGCAGCCGCGATTCCGCGCCGGTGTTGAACGCCCCCGCACCGCGTGCGGATGTCCCGCAGCAAGACAGCCTTGCCGCGCTCGACCCTGACACCCAGACCTCAGCCAGCTTGCCGGAGACGGGCGATGCCGAAGGGCTTAGCACCCCCGCAGCCCCAGAGGGCCAGACCCCGAGGTCTCCCGGTGCGGAAGAGCCAGTGCTGCCGAACCCACAAGCCATGGCGCCCGGCGTGCCGCAGCCCGTAGATGAGCTTTCGATCAGCACCGAACCTGCACAGCCGCCTGCGCCGGATGTGGCCGATATCGAAGGCGCTTTTGACGCCCCGCAGGGCATGGAAGCGCCGGAGGTGGAGGAGGCCGATCCAATCACCTTGCCAGCGGAAGAAGTGTCGGTTGAAGAGGATGCTGTGGAGCCCGCTCCGCAGACGGATGTGGTCGAAACCGCACCTACTGCTGACGCCGAAGCAGACACGCCCGAACCCATGGCGGACACTGAAACCGCCGCAGCAGACACCCCTGTGCCAGAAGATCTGGAGGCCGTAGAAGTCGATCCAGAACCCGCCGATCCCGAGGGCGACAGCCGCCCGGCCATCGGCTCACCGGCAGCTACGCTGACTGACCGCAACACGGGCGTTGTGATCAACCGCCCCGGCGCGACAGCCGTGGCAGAGCCCGGCGAGCCTGACGAGATCTCAGTTGAAGACCCGCGCCCCGTGGTGGTCAATAGCTTCGCTGGTGAGCTGCCCGAGGGCAAGCCGCTGATGAGCGTGGTGCTGATCGACGATGGCACCTCGGTCACCGCAGGGAGTGCTGGCTTGGCCGCGCTGCGCAGCTTTCCCTATCCGCTGAGCTTTGCCGTCGACAGCACTCTGCCAAATGCGGCGGAGCGGGTAAAGATTTACCGCGAAGCCGGGTTTGAGGTCTTGGCGATGGTCGATCTGCCGGAGGGCGCCCAACCCAGCGACGCCGAGACGACCTTTGCCGCCACGCTCGACCGGATCGGTCCGGTGGTGGGTGTACTGGAAGGGACCGAGAGCGGTTTTCAAGGCAGCCGTGCGCTGACCGATCAGGTAACAGATATCCTTGCGCAGTCAGGCCATGGGTTGGTGACACAGGACAAGGGGCTTAACACCATGCCCAAACTGGCGCGGAAAGCGGGCGTGCCTGCGGATCCGGTGTTTCGTGACTTTGACAGCAAGGATCAGACCGCGCGGGTGATCCGCCGTTTTCTGGATCAGGCAGCGTTCAGGGCCGGGCAGGAGGGGGCGGTGATCATGCTGGGCCGCTTGCGGCCCGATACCGTCTCGGCGCTGTTGCTCTGGGGGTTGCAGGACCGGGCCAGTGATGTGACCTTGGTCCCCGTCTCTGCGGTCTTGCTGCGCGAGGAGTGA